Proteins from a genomic interval of Oscillatoria salina IIICB1:
- a CDS encoding type II toxin-antitoxin system CcdA family antitoxin, whose product MNDKVVGSQRSDEKVEISIQLDSDLIEQIKHLTNDPSRVIETAIKQWLRGERGEQDDDLSRSLRRNPPVPPRGEWND is encoded by the coding sequence ATGAACGATAAAGTAGTAGGCTCGCAGCGATCGGATGAAAAAGTAGAAATTTCAATTCAACTCGATTCAGACCTAATCGAGCAAATCAAGCACTTAACCAACGATCCTTCGCGAGTCATTGAAACAGCAATTAAACAATGGCTCAGAGGCGAACGAGGCGAACAAGATGACGATCTCTCTCGCAGCTTGCGTCGCAATCCACCCGTTCCACCGCGAGGTGAGTGGAACGATTAA
- the lepA gene encoding translation elongation factor 4 → MTDVPVSRIRNFSIIAHIDHGKSTLADRLLQVTGTVAQRKMKEQFLDNMDLERERGITIKLQAARMNYTASDKQDYVLNLIDTPGHVDFSYEVSRSLAACEGALLVVDASQGVEAQTLANVYLALEHDLEIIPVLNKIDLPGAEPERVLAEIEEVVGLDCSSAIRASAKEGIGINEILEAIVHLVPPPQDTVAQPLRALIFDSYYDPYRGVIVYFRVMDGTVKKGDRVLLMASGKEYEIDELGVLSPTQIEVDQLHAGEVGYFAAAIKTVEDARVGDTITLAKAQAESPLPGYKEAKPMVFCGLFPTDSDQYEDLRDALEKLKLNDAALHYEPETSTAMGFGFRCGFLGLLHMEIVQERLEREYNLDLITTAPSVIYRITTTDGEVMEIDNPSQLPPPNQQEKIEEPLVKIEIITPEEYVGPLMELCQTRRGIFTDMRYFTPTRTTLVYELPLAEVITDFFNQLKSRSRGYASMEYQMLGYREDKLVKLDILVNGDPVDSLATIVHRDKAYHVGRALTEKLKELIPRHQFKIPIQASIGTRVIASEHIPALRKDVLAKCYGGDISRKKKLLQKQAKGKKRMKAIGTVDVPQEAFMAVLRLE, encoded by the coding sequence ATGACTGACGTTCCCGTCTCTCGCATCCGTAATTTCTCTATTATCGCTCACATTGACCACGGAAAATCAACTTTGGCAGACCGTCTCTTACAGGTGACGGGTACTGTCGCTCAAAGGAAAATGAAAGAACAATTCCTCGACAATATGGATTTAGAACGAGAACGAGGAATTACGATTAAGCTACAAGCGGCACGCATGAATTATACTGCTAGCGACAAGCAAGATTACGTGCTGAATTTGATCGATACCCCCGGTCACGTGGATTTCTCTTATGAGGTTTCTCGGAGTCTGGCTGCTTGTGAGGGGGCTTTGTTGGTAGTTGATGCTTCCCAAGGTGTGGAAGCGCAAACTTTGGCGAATGTTTATTTAGCGCTGGAACACGATCTAGAAATTATTCCGGTTTTAAATAAAATTGACCTTCCTGGTGCTGAACCGGAAAGGGTATTAGCAGAAATTGAAGAAGTTGTCGGGCTTGATTGTAGCAGTGCAATTCGCGCTTCGGCAAAAGAAGGAATTGGGATTAATGAAATTCTTGAAGCGATCGTTCATTTGGTTCCACCTCCCCAGGATACAGTCGCTCAGCCCCTCAGAGCTTTAATTTTTGACAGTTATTACGATCCTTATCGGGGCGTAATTGTTTATTTCCGCGTTATGGATGGAACAGTCAAAAAAGGCGATCGCGTCCTGCTCATGGCTTCGGGTAAGGAGTACGAAATTGACGAGTTAGGAGTTCTCTCTCCTACTCAAATCGAAGTAGATCAACTTCATGCTGGTGAAGTGGGTTATTTTGCGGCGGCAATTAAAACTGTTGAAGATGCCCGCGTCGGCGATACAATTACTCTGGCAAAGGCTCAAGCTGAGTCTCCTCTCCCTGGTTATAAAGAGGCTAAACCAATGGTCTTCTGTGGTTTATTTCCTACCGATTCCGACCAATACGAAGACTTGCGCGATGCTTTGGAAAAACTCAAACTCAATGATGCTGCTTTGCATTACGAACCAGAAACTTCCACAGCAATGGGTTTTGGTTTCCGTTGTGGTTTCTTGGGTTTACTCCACATGGAAATTGTCCAAGAACGCCTCGAACGAGAGTATAATCTCGATTTAATTACCACTGCTCCTTCGGTAATTTATCGCATTACTACTACTGACGGGGAAGTGATGGAAATTGACAACCCCAGTCAACTTCCACCACCAAACCAGCAGGAAAAAATTGAAGAACCATTAGTCAAAATTGAGATAATTACTCCGGAAGAATACGTCGGTCCGTTAATGGAACTTTGTCAAACTCGGCGCGGCATTTTTACGGACATGAGATATTTTACACCGACGCGAACTACTTTAGTTTACGAGTTGCCTTTAGCAGAAGTAATTACTGACTTTTTTAACCAACTTAAATCGCGCAGTCGCGGTTATGCCAGTATGGAATATCAAATGCTGGGCTACCGCGAAGATAAGTTAGTCAAATTAGATATTCTGGTTAATGGCGATCCTGTCGATTCTTTGGCTACCATCGTTCACCGCGATAAAGCTTATCATGTCGGTCGCGCTTTAACAGAAAAACTCAAGGAATTAATTCCTCGTCATCAGTTCAAAATTCCCATTCAAGCTTCTATTGGAACTCGCGTTATCGCTAGCGAACATATTCCTGCTTTGCGCAAAGATGTCTTAGCAAAATGTTATGGCGGTGACATTTCTCGGAAGAAAAAACTGCTACAAAAACAAGCTAAAGGTAAAAAACGCATGAAGGCGATCGGAACTGTTGATGTTCCTCAAGAAGCTTTTATGGCTGTTTTACGCTTG